From Panthera uncia isolate 11264 chromosome E1, Puncia_PCG_1.0, whole genome shotgun sequence, one genomic window encodes:
- the GNGT2 gene encoding guanine nucleotide-binding protein G(I)/G(S)/G(O) subunit gamma-T2, translating to MAQELSEKDLLKMNVEQLKKEVKNTRVPISKTGKEIKDFVEAEAGNDPLLKGVPEDKNPFKEKGGCVIS from the exons ATGGCCCAGGAGCTCAGCGAGAAGGACCTGTTGAAGATGAACGTTGAACAGCTCAAGAAGGAAGTGAAGAACACAAGAGTTCCG ATTTCCAAGACGGGAAAGGAAATCAAGGATTTTGTGGAGGCTGAAGCAGGAAATGACCCTCTTCTCAAAGGCGTCCCCGAGGACAAGAATCCCTTCAAGGAGAAAGGGGGTTGTGTGATAAGCTGA